Proteins co-encoded in one Dehalogenimonas sp. WBC-2 genomic window:
- the ybbK gene encoding putative stomatin/prohibitin-family membrane protease subunit YbbK, with protein MENLTGMIVTFVVVILVILLIALSFRVVRPTHRGLIERLGKYNRFANPGLNVIIPFVDTLRRIDITERMIDAGSQEIITADKLNASVDAQVYFRVRQTEEGVKASQYNVQEFERQIVSLARTTLRNIIGTLTLTSANSERNIINGNLYATLEKETGNWGIDIVRTELKEINPPADVQTTMNSVVMAENKKQAAVDFATAAETEADGKRRAAIKAAEGARQAAILEAEGNKQSRILIAEGEAAAIKLVNEAAEAYFKGNAQKLRQLQAVEAALTNNSKIVLPSGTAITNVIGNLAGLDGSTGS; from the coding sequence ATGGAAAATCTGACCGGTATGATTGTCACATTTGTCGTGGTAATTCTTGTTATCCTGCTAATAGCGCTCAGTTTCAGAGTCGTGCGGCCCACTCACCGCGGCCTCATCGAACGGCTGGGTAAGTACAACCGGTTCGCCAACCCCGGACTCAATGTCATCATCCCGTTCGTGGACACTCTTCGCCGGATTGACATCACCGAGCGCATGATCGACGCTGGCTCGCAGGAGATTATCACCGCCGATAAACTTAACGCCTCTGTTGACGCTCAGGTTTATTTTAGAGTCCGTCAAACAGAGGAAGGCGTTAAAGCGTCGCAATATAACGTCCAGGAGTTTGAACGCCAGATCGTGTCTCTGGCCCGCACCACTCTGCGGAACATCATCGGTACTTTGACCCTCACCTCGGCCAACAGCGAACGCAACATCATCAACGGCAATCTTTATGCCACTCTTGAGAAAGAGACCGGAAATTGGGGCATTGATATTGTCCGCACTGAACTCAAGGAAATAAACCCGCCCGCTGATGTTCAAACTACCATGAACAGCGTGGTCATGGCCGAAAATAAAAAACAGGCCGCTGTTGATTTTGCCACCGCCGCCGAGACAGAAGCGGACGGCAAACGGCGTGCCGCCATCAAAGCAGCGGAAGGCGCCCGTCAGGCAGCAATTCTTGAAGCTGAAGGCAATAAACAGTCACGGATATTAATCGCAGAAGGTGAAGCCGCAGCCATAAAACTGGTTAACGAGGCTGCCGAAGCCTATTTTAAAGGCAATGCCCAAAAGCTCCGCCAATTACAAGCGGTAGAAGCTGCTTTGACCAATAACTCCAAGATAGTGTTGCCCAGCGGTACCGCCATCACTAACGTCATCGGTAACCTCGCAGGTCTGGATGGTTCCACCGGCTCATAG
- a CDS encoding tryptophanyl-tRNA synthetase, whose product MKTRVFSGIRPTGRIHLGNYLGAVQNYVAMQDEFDCVYCVVDIHALTTLEDTHLLKDNVREQVTDLLAAGLDPEKCILFVQSHVPEVMELFTLLGMATPLSWLLRVPTFKEKVKQQPHNVNYGLVGYPVLMTADIVLYKAEAVPVGEDQLPHLELAREIVRRFNDQFGPTFPEPKGRLTNCPMVVGLDGRDKMSKSLNNHIELAATPEETMKKVMSAVTDPARRLRSDPGHPEVCNVYKLHKYFSPAVVDTIAMECRSAARGCVDCKKQLGVAINEYLAPLRSRRAEIAADQGYIDRVIREGAEKARAIAKVTMVEVKQKMGLL is encoded by the coding sequence ATGAAAACACGTGTCTTTTCCGGTATCAGGCCGACCGGCCGGATCCACCTGGGTAACTATCTAGGCGCGGTTCAGAACTATGTGGCGATGCAGGACGAATTTGATTGCGTTTACTGTGTAGTGGATATTCATGCATTGACGACGCTTGAAGACACTCATTTGCTCAAAGATAATGTTCGGGAGCAGGTGACTGACCTGCTGGCGGCGGGTCTGGACCCCGAAAAATGTATCCTCTTTGTCCAGTCTCATGTGCCGGAAGTGATGGAATTATTCACCCTGCTGGGAATGGCGACACCATTGTCATGGCTACTGCGGGTGCCGACGTTTAAAGAAAAGGTTAAACAGCAACCGCATAACGTCAACTATGGTCTGGTGGGTTATCCGGTACTGATGACTGCCGATATTGTATTGTACAAAGCAGAGGCGGTCCCGGTTGGTGAAGATCAATTACCCCACTTGGAGCTTGCCAGAGAGATTGTACGGCGGTTTAACGACCAGTTTGGCCCCACCTTCCCCGAACCGAAAGGGCGGTTGACCAATTGCCCGATGGTGGTGGGGCTTGACGGGCGGGACAAGATGAGCAAGTCGCTTAATAACCACATCGAATTGGCGGCAACGCCCGAAGAAACGATGAAAAAGGTAATGAGCGCCGTTACCGACCCGGCCAGGCGCCTGCGCTCTGATCCGGGTCATCCTGAAGTGTGCAATGTCTATAAACTGCATAAATATTTCAGTCCGGCGGTCGTCGACACTATAGCTATGGAATGTCGGAGCGCTGCAAGAGGTTGTGTGGACTGCAAAAAGCAGCTCGGCGTGGCAATCAATGAATATCTGGCACCACTTCGCAGCCGGCGGGCTGAAATTGCTGCGGACCAGGGTTATATTGACCGGGTAATCAGAGAAGGCGCTGAAAAAGCCCGGGCTATTGCCAAAGTAACGATGGTTGAGGTCAAACAGAAGATGGGGCTGCTTTAG
- a CDS encoding formyltetrahydrofolate deformylase: MSSAILKVSCQDRKGIIAAVADFISVNGGNIITLDEFVDHPSNTFFMRVEWDIKDFKVERGNIGAAIDSLAVTNGFGGNWEIFYSDRLPKMAIMVSRFDHCLWDLLLRYKAGEIRCEIPVIISNHEDLRYIAELFGIDYQAVPKWPGNKETAEQLELEILESCGADFVVMARYMQVLSPDFLGRFKNRVINIHHSFLPAFEGAKPYHQAFERGVKVIGATAHFATVDLDKGPIIHQGTLQISHQDSVDDLITKGRDIEKRVLSDGVKLFVARRVFVHGNRTVIL; this comes from the coding sequence ATGAGTTCCGCAATCTTAAAAGTAAGCTGTCAGGACCGCAAAGGAATCATCGCGGCGGTGGCCGATTTTATTTCAGTCAACGGCGGCAATATCATTACACTCGATGAGTTCGTTGACCATCCCAGCAACACCTTCTTCATGCGGGTGGAGTGGGATATCAAAGATTTCAAAGTTGAACGCGGTAATATCGGGGCCGCTATTGATTCACTAGCTGTGACAAATGGTTTTGGTGGGAATTGGGAGATCTTCTATTCCGACCGCCTGCCAAAAATGGCGATTATGGTCTCCCGGTTTGACCACTGCCTGTGGGATTTATTACTCAGATATAAGGCGGGAGAAATCCGATGTGAAATCCCGGTGATAATCAGCAACCATGAAGATCTGAGATATATCGCCGAACTTTTTGGTATCGACTATCAAGCCGTGCCGAAATGGCCGGGGAATAAAGAAACAGCGGAACAACTGGAGCTTGAAATCCTTGAAAGTTGCGGGGCGGATTTTGTGGTCATGGCGCGGTATATGCAGGTATTGAGTCCGGACTTCCTTGGCCGCTTTAAAAACAGAGTTATCAACATTCATCACTCATTTTTACCCGCTTTTGAAGGCGCCAAACCGTACCATCAGGCTTTCGAAAGAGGAGTCAAAGTCATTGGAGCCACAGCGCACTTTGCCACGGTGGATTTAGACAAAGGGCCAATCATTCACCAGGGAACGCTTCAAATCTCACATCAGGACAGCGTTGATGATCTAATAACAAAAGGCCGGGATATCGAGAAGCGGGTGCTGTCAGACGGGGTGAAACTGTTTGTTGCGCGGCGGGTGTTTGTGCATGGGAACCGGACGGTGATTCTTTAA
- a CDS encoding transcriptional regulator Hth-3 family: MKTRIKELRARYDLTQEELAEKVGITRQTLLYLEKGKYNPSLMLAHRIALALHSTIDEVFILDGTGDD, encoded by the coding sequence TTGAAAACCCGTATCAAAGAACTCCGCGCCCGCTACGACCTTACTCAGGAAGAATTGGCAGAAAAGGTCGGTATAACGCGGCAAACATTGCTCTACCTTGAGAAGGGCAAATACAATCCGTCACTAATGCTGGCGCACCGCATTGCCTTGGCACTGCATTCGACGATAGACGAGGTCTTTATCTTAGATGGAACTGGTGATGACTGA